One Oscillospiraceae bacterium genomic window, GTGAAATCCTTGCAGAAGTTTGACACCAAAGTTCAATATTTGAAGTACAGTGTGCTCAAAGAGGTCGCCCGGCATGCCTGGGACGACGATTTGCTTGAGCATATCACGACCATTCCCAAGGAAATTATCCCGGGGAAAACCCCCACCATGCGCTGCTGTGTTTATAAAGAACGCGCCATTCTCTCCGAACGCGTTCGGCTGGCTATGGGCGGCGATAAAAACAACGCCAACGTCATCGAGGTTATCGACATCGCCTGCGACGACTGCCCCGCCGGCGGCTATGTCGTCACCGACGCCTGCAGGGGCTGCCTTGCACACCGGTGTGAGGAGATCTGCCCCAAAAACGCCATCACCTATGACGAGCATCAAAAAGCCCGGATTGACAAGTCCAAATGCGTCAACTGCGGAAAATGCGCACAGGTCTGTCCCTATTTTGCCATCGTCAACCGCAAGCGTCCCTGTGAAAACTCCTGCAAACTGAAGGCCATCAGCGCCAATGACGACGGCAGCGCCAAAATTGACAACGGAAAATGCGTCTCCTGCGGGGCGTGTGTATACCAATGCCCGTTCGGTGCAATTTCCGATAAATCGTTCATTCTGAACGTAATTGATCTGATCAAAAAAAGTGATCACAATCGGAAATATAAGGTCTACGCCGTCGTTGCACCGAGTATCTCCAGTCAATTTGTCTATGCGAAACTGGGACAGGTGATTGCGGCAATTAAAAAACTCGGCTTTTTCCACGTCGTTGAAGCCGCTCTCGGCGCGGATATGGTCGCTTTTTCCGAGGCGAGAGAATTAAATGAAAAGGGTTTTTTGACAAGCTCCTGCTGTCCCGCTTTCGTTGGTGTTATTCGTAGTCAATTCCCCGATCTTGCACAGCATATCTCTCATAACCTCTCACCCATGGCGACCATCGCCAAGTTCATCAAGGAAAAAGACCCGGCTTCGAAAATTGTATTCATCGGCCCCTGCACCGCCAAAAAGATGGAATTTCAGCAAAAGCAAATCCGTCCGTATGTGGACAGCGTGATCACTTTTGAAGAGCTTCAGGCGCTGTTCGACAGCCGCTATTTCGACATCACCTCGTTTGAGGAAGATGTATTGGACAACGCCTCCTATTTCGGACGCATCTTTGCACGCAGCGGCGGTCTTTCGGATGCGGTCGCACAAGCATCGCTCGAACAGGGACTGGCGGAATTTGAGTTGAAACCTGTTTGCTGCGACGGCATCGAGGAATGCCGTATTGCGCTGCTCAAAGCCCAGAAAAACAAAACCGACGGTAATTTCATCGAGGGGATGGCCTGTGTCGGAGGCTGTATCAACGGCGCCGGCTGCCTGACCCACGGCGACAAAAACAGAGCCGATGTCGATAAATACGGCAAAGAGGCCATGGAAAAAACCATTGCCGCTGCCATTTCCGTTTTAAACATATAAGCCCAAGCGTCTTGTTTCCTCGCCGCCCAGTTATTTACATAATCAAATCCCCGCTTTTAAAAAGCGGGGATTTGAAAATTTATAGAATCAAAAATGGTTTTGTCCGCTGAGAAGAATATCTGTTACTCTATTGCCATACTTGATATAGTCAAAATTTTGGTTATGCATTTCGTCTTTTATGCCTGCATGAAAAAACGACCATGTGACATTCTCCATCATGCGGACAACCTTTAAATCCTGCAGTATATGCCACATGTCCAAATCAAAATATCCGAAGTAACAGGTTAATATCAATTTTTCTTCTTCAAATGTTGTATTTACTAAACACGGAATCTGAGCAAGATCACTGAAAGCATCGCTGTAACCGCAGGTTTCCCAGTCGATGATACAAATATTTTCCCCGTCAAACAACATGTTGTTTTGCCATATATCATTATGACAAAAGACCTTGCCGTATTGGCTGTCATCCATTCTCGCCTGTTTGATTTTTTCGTATTTTGCAATGATTTTATGATAATCAAGCGGCAGCGGTACGCTTGAATGGTAAATCAAATAAATATACCTGTCAATCAGATCAAAGATGCTGAAATGCCTGTCTACATGAACATGGGTGTGGATTTGTTTGATGGCAGATACATATTTTTTGATAATCTCCGGATTGCGTGCTTCCTCTTTTGACAAACATCTCCCGTAAAAGAAGTCGGTGATCAGGTAATCATTTGCGTTTTCACAGTTATGTACAGCCGGGGCTACCAACATCCTGCTCGCCTGTTGGCATGCCTCGGCTTCTTTGACGGGGTCCGTGCCTAAATATGAGGACTGACTTCCGTTTATTCGGACGAAATAAACCTTATCTTCACAACTGACTTTATAAGCTTTATTCACATTCCCGCCTGTCACCGGTTCAAAAGATACAGGTTTATTTTGAAACAACTCGTCGTTTTTTAGGATATCCTCAATTGTTAACATAAAATCTCCGTTTCATAAAAAGTAATGAGACGACTTGGAAGATTATATAACTTTACCGTCAAATTGTAAATGAAAAAGGCAGAGATTTTACCTCTGCCTTTCGTTATTACTGCATTTTATTACTTCAACGCTTCTTCGACTGCGACCGCGCAGGCCACCGTCGCGCCGACCATCGGGTTGTTGCCCATGCCGATCAGGCCCATCATCTCGACGTGCGCCGGAACCGAGGAAGAACCCGCGAACTGGGCGTCGCCGTGCATTCTGCCCATCGAGTCGGTCAGGCCGTAAGAAGCCGGGCCTGCGCCCATGTTGTCGGGGTGCAGAGTTCTGCCTGTGCCGCCGCCGGACGCGACCGAGAAGTACTTCTTGCCGTTCTCGACGCACCACTTCTTGTATGTACCCGCGACGAGATGCTGGAAGCGGGTCGGGTTGGTGGAGTTGCCGGTGATGGAGACGTCGACACCCTCCTGCCGCATGATGTCGACACCCTCGACCACATCGTCTGCGCCGAAGCAGCGAACCTTCGCTTTATCGCCGTCGGAAAACGGGATGACTTCGACGATCTTGGCTTTGCCGGTTTCGTAGTTCATCTCGGTGCGGCAATAGGTAAAGCCGTTCACGCGGGAGATGATGTACGCAGCGTCTTTTCCGAGACCGTTCAAGATAACCTTGAGCGGTTCTTTACGGACTTTATTCGCGGTTTTTGCTATGGCGATAGCACCTTCCGCTGCCGCAAACGATTCATGGCCCGCAAGGAAGCAGAAGCACTTGGTTTCTTCGCGCAGCAACATACCGCCCAGATTGCCGTGACCGATGCCGACGTCGCGCTGTTCGGCGACCGAACCGGGGATGCAGAACGCCTGCAGACCGATACCGATGGCTTCGGAAGCGTCCGCCGCTTTTTTGCAGTTTTTCTTCACGGCGATTGCGACGCCAAGCGTATAAGCCCAGACCGCGTTGTCAAATGCGATGGGCTGTGCGCCTTTGACGATTTTATCTACGTCAATGCCGTTGCTGGTGCAGAGGTCTCTCGCCTCTTCAAGGGTTTTGAATCCGTATTCTTTCAAGCAGGCCTCGATACCGGCCATTCTCCTTGCTTTTCCTTCAAATTCCGCCATATCAAGCACCTCCTTATTCTTGACGGGGGTCAATTTTTTTGACCGCCTCGTCATATCTTCCGTATTGTCCGACGTTGTCCTCATAGGCCTTTTTCGGATCGACGCCCTTGCGGATGGCTTCGAGCATCTTTCCGAGTTTCACAAATTTATAGCCGATGATCTCGCTGTTTTTATCGAGTCCGATGGAGAGAACATAGCCCTCTGCCATCTCGAGATAACGCGGGCCTTTTTCGAGGGTTCCGAACATCGTGCCGATCTGGGAGCGCAAGCCTTTTCCGAGGTCTTCGAGTGAAGCGCCGATCGGAAGTCCGTTTTCGGAGAATGCGGTCTGGGTGCGGCCGTAAACCAGCTGTTTAAAGATCTCTCGCATGGCGACGTTGATTGCGTCGCAGACCAGGTCGGTATTGAGCGCCTCCAGAATCGTCTTGCCCGGCAGAATCTCGGACGCCATCGCTGCCGAATGGGTCATGCCCGAGCAGCCCAGCGTCTCGACGAGCGCCTCCTGAATGATGCCGTTTTTGACGTTCAGGGTCAGTTTGCAAGCGCCCTGCTGCGGTGCGCACCAGCCGATACCGTGCGAGAGGCCGCTGATATCCTTGATTTCATAGGCCCTTACCCATCGCCCCTCTTCGGGAATGGGCGCGGGGCCGTGATTGCAGCCCTTTTTCACATAGCTCATGCATTGTACTTCATGAGAACATTCCATATTGTTGCCATCCTTTCGATACATCAAAATTTCGGGCTTGAAAAAGAAGATCCCTAAATAATTAATTTCTATTTATGTACTATTTCAACAAAACCCGACAGCGACAACCGTTTGGAAAGCGGGTCGGCGCTTTTATGATTTTACCATTTTTCCGCAGTATTTTCAAGCGCTCACAGGATTTTGAGAAGAAATATTACGGGTTCGTTTGTTGCAATTCGAACACGGGCCTGATACAATCTTGATATAAAAACCTGTTATGGATTTTGTTCTAAGGGAGACAAGTTATCTTTATGAATTTATTGACCATTCGCCTTTGGGATCAACATCTGCATGAAGATGTGTTATGTGAGCTTTTACAACTTTTAAAAAACAACCGCCCTGCCTGCGACGAGGTATGGCTGACCACCGAAATGGGCTTCCCGCCGAGAGAAGTGCATTCCGTTGATGCCGTTAAAATGGGAGAAGCGGCGGAGAAATTCCGGCAGCTCGGCATCATCGCGAGTTTACAGATTTCCAACACCATCGGACATGGGGATTATCTGAGACATCTGGATTTCTGCGGCATGAAGTGGCGGAAGATGGTGGGGCCTGACGGTACAGTCGCCGCTTATTCGAGCTGCCCGCGGGACCCCAAATTTTTACGCTATATTTACGATACCACAAAAGAGTACAGCCGCTGGAAGCCCGACACGGTTTGGGTGGATGATGATCTGCGCATGGCCAATCACAAGCCGGTGGATAACGGCTGCTTCTGCGATTCCTGCCTCGAAGAGTTTTCACAATTGACCGGCAGGAAGTGGACGCGGACGGAACTGGCTGAGAAAATCAATGACCCCGAAGACTGGACCTGGCGCAGGCGCTGGGCCGTATTCGGCAGCAGCAGTTTGGATAAAGTGATGGAAGCGGTGGTCAAGGCGACTTTATCCGTCTCGCCCGACTCTCGGTTCGGCTTGCAGCACGCAAGTTGGGACTGGGCGGCATATGGCGGA contains:
- a CDS encoding 4Fe-4S dicluster domain-containing protein, with product MKSLQKFDTKVQYLKYSVLKEVARHAWDDDLLEHITTIPKEIIPGKTPTMRCCVYKERAILSERVRLAMGGDKNNANVIEVIDIACDDCPAGGYVVTDACRGCLAHRCEEICPKNAITYDEHQKARIDKSKCVNCGKCAQVCPYFAIVNRKRPCENSCKLKAISANDDGSAKIDNGKCVSCGACVYQCPFGAISDKSFILNVIDLIKKSDHNRKYKVYAVVAPSISSQFVYAKLGQVIAAIKKLGFFHVVEAALGADMVAFSEARELNEKGFLTSSCCPAFVGVIRSQFPDLAQHISHNLSPMATIAKFIKEKDPASKIVFIGPCTAKKMEFQQKQIRPYVDSVITFEELQALFDSRYFDITSFEEDVLDNASYFGRIFARSGGLSDAVAQASLEQGLAEFELKPVCCDGIEECRIALLKAQKNKTDGNFIEGMACVGGCINGAGCLTHGDKNRADVDKYGKEAMEKTIAAAISVLNI
- a CDS encoding phosphotransferase; protein product: MFQNKPVSFEPVTGGNVNKAYKVSCEDKVYFVRINGSQSSYLGTDPVKEAEACQQASRMLVAPAVHNCENANDYLITDFFYGRCLSKEEARNPEIIKKYVSAIKQIHTHVHVDRHFSIFDLIDRYIYLIYHSSVPLPLDYHKIIAKYEKIKQARMDDSQYGKVFCHNDIWQNNMLFDGENICIIDWETCGYSDAFSDLAQIPCLVNTTFEEEKLILTCYFGYFDLDMWHILQDLKVVRMMENVTWSFFHAGIKDEMHNQNFDYIKYGNRVTDILLSGQNHF
- a CDS encoding GGGtGRT protein translates to MAEFEGKARRMAGIEACLKEYGFKTLEEARDLCTSNGIDVDKIVKGAQPIAFDNAVWAYTLGVAIAVKKNCKKAADASEAIGIGLQAFCIPGSVAEQRDVGIGHGNLGGMLLREETKCFCFLAGHESFAAAEGAIAIAKTANKVRKEPLKVILNGLGKDAAYIISRVNGFTYCRTEMNYETGKAKIVEVIPFSDGDKAKVRCFGADDVVEGVDIMRQEGVDVSITGNSTNPTRFQHLVAGTYKKWCVENGKKYFSVASGGGTGRTLHPDNMGAGPASYGLTDSMGRMHGDAQFAGSSSVPAHVEMMGLIGMGNNPMVGATVACAVAVEEALK